TTCTTTAAAGTTTGGATTTGAACGGCGTAACATTGACAGATTCTTTGCTGAATGAAATCGGTATGCTCGTTCATTTGAAGTACTTAAGCATTCAGACGAAGGCTAAAGCTCTCCCTCCGTCATTTTCAAACCTCTGCAATCTAGAAACTCTGATGGTGGATCACTCGGAGGGATCACACATGTTACTATCGCCTTGTTTTTGGAGTTTTGCAAAGCTACGAGATGTACGGATGTATGACGGTGCTATCTTTGATCCGGACATCACTGTGTTAGATGAGGATTTAAGGTTAGAAAATTTGGGATCTTTATGGTACCTCTACCTTCCCAGTTCAGAAGACACGGAGtattttttcaaaaggtttCCTAAGCTTCAAACCCTTAACGTCTGTATCGAAGATTGTTCAGCAGAGAAGATTTGTTTTCCAAGATTGGATGCCCTTAACGAACTTGAAAAACTCCAATTATCTGGTTCTAGTTGTTCATTCAGTGAATATACACATGGCTTCCCTTTGAGCTTGAagaaaatgaggttggaatggCTCTCTCTGACATCCGATACACTTTCAAGAATTGGTAGACTACCCAACCTTGAAGAACTAATTCTAGAAGACACAATCATCGAGGAGGGGAAAGAATGGAACATGGAAGATGTCAccttcaagaatctcaaatctCTAAAATTGTTTAGGGTGAAATTTTCTGAATGGCAGGTTGATGCAGAGAAATCATTTCCCGTGCTCGAGAAACTACGTATATGTGGATGTGATAAGCTTATGGACATCCCAGACAGTTTTGGAGATATTGCTTCATTAAAGCGTATCGATGTATGGTGCAGCCGTCAGCTTAAAGAGTCGACTATCAATATTAAggaatatgttgaagaaatgacTGGAGAAGACAAGCTTGAGGTAGACTTGTGTGATTGAGGTATGCTTCATTAACAGATTAACTTATTACTTTTAACTTATACAATATATGTTCTTTACAGATCAGATCAGATCGAGCTAGCGCATACAAATTCTCAAGACATGTATGCCTTCTTCCAACATTAATAACTGTTTATCAAGTATAAACAGTGCTAGCTATCAGCACTTGTGTTCTTTATTATAACGGATGAGATACTGTATGCGTGCTTGCTTTTCATTGCTATGTATTAGTTGTAATCTACAAACCATTATTTAACCCATCTTGACTTAGGACATGATTGAGCAATGACCCATTGATTCAGTCCATTCTGACCCATCCAAATTTTGTCCAAACCGTTCATCTGTCACCTCTAGACATGACTAATAATGTTTTTTAAAGAAGTGTAAGTTCCAGATATGGCAACTGAAGAACCAAAAACCAAAATCATCCCAATAAACACAACTTCCAAATAAGAAGGCTTCTTGATCTTGAGGTAGCATAGGCATGGTAACAATATCGACACGGTAACTCCCAAAAGAGCGCCCGTAAATGTCATGACATATCCAAAGAATGGAACGGTTAACGCCACAATGACAGTGTTGATGACTAAAAATGTTCTGATGAAGTAGCTTACGATAAATTTACTCTTTCGTAAAGGTAATTTATCTTCAATAGCCGTTGCAATTGGAGAGACGACAAGAGCATACTTTGTTATTGGATTAACGAGTGTCGTATATATCGCGATTTTTGAACTAATTTTCCCGGTAGGGAGATTTAATGTTATTTGTGACATTAAATTTTGTCCATACATTAAGTACCCCATAGTTGCCATTGTTCCGTAGGTTATGGTGCTTAATATAAAGCACACAAATAAAACCTgtttgacaaaaaagaaaaaaaaaagatttaagttatatatacgatgatcaaataaaatatgttcaTAATTATTGGTGTAATATGACATGTAGGCTGTAGCAAAGGTATTTATAATTTAGTTTGAGAAAATatgaaatgtcattttttttataattagacatatgattatttataaattgaaatgtCATCTGCCAGCTtcatattcaatcaaatattgaacaaaaatattttatttataaattgaaaagtTCTTGAATCTCACGCTAAGTTTTCTGTTCCGTATATTTTTGTGTCTTTCAGTAtgtttttgtattgttttgtcTATTTCTGTGGTTGGCGCGGGAGTAATACTTCCTCCATCTCATTTTATGACgtacttttatataatttttaatttgtcgTCCCAAAAGAGATGTCATCTATTTTTCTATAACAGAAAAATAACATAACTTTAAATTTCCTTTTACGCCCTTCATGAAACGATATACAACCACaactttcaaaataattatttccttctttcttaAGATTTATGTCTAGTCAAAAagtaggcataatacataaatatgccctttaacttggcttcaaatcacatttatgcccttcaactttcggtgtgcacaaatagacacttaaatttgtataaagttgaacaaatagacactcatgtcctacatggcatcctacatgtcatttttttatcCTACGTGTATAATGCCATGtaggactcatgtgtctacttgttcaactttatacaaatttaagtgcgTACTTGTGCATACCCaaagttgaaggacataaacataaaatgagATCAAGTTAAAGGACACATTTATGTGTTATGCCCAAAAAGTACCACGTAAACTGAAACTAAAGTAATACATGTTTATGAATAAGATATTATCACCTTGGGAAATTGGCTCCTATCCTTCATGGAATTGCATATTGTTGGGAAAACAGCATGACCACAATAACAAAATGTATACATACTTATTGCACTTATCAATCCATCCCATCTCCAAATCACACCTTTTTCTTCAAATCCAATACCATCAATTGCACCAAcccaaaatattgaaaaaaccAAAACAATTGAAGCCAAAACTCCACCAATAGAAATATAAGCCAATAAGCCTAAACTTTTCAACCATGTTGTTGGCAATATTACAATAGCAACTAATAAAACAAATACTTCCCTTCCAACAATTTTAACACAACCAACATGAACTTTTGCATTTGGGAATAATTTATGCAAATTGTCACCTTCTAATATGAGGAATTCAATTGCAACAAAGTATAGTTcaagatataagaaaattgaTATCAAGATTCTTCCTTTGTTACCAAAAGCAAATTCACCAATATCAGGATATGTCTTAATTGATGGTGAAACACTCATGCATTTTTGCAAAAGTATTCCTGTGTAACAACATATAATTGCTACTAAAAAAAGTAGCATCAAACATAACCATCCTCCTTGTGAAAGTGCATAGGGTACTGATATTATTCCAATACCTatatgaaagaaagaaaaaaagagttcaAGTTTTATGTATCGAGTTAGTGAATATTTATACAGTCATGACACTTATAAGGTGACTACACATAATTTAATTCATCTTTGTGATATACTCATAGGTAAGAcgatagaaataataataagtaacataaaaaaaaaatttactctaTCGGTGCATATAACTTCAATTAAATTATACAACAACATatctagtgaaatcccacaagtaggGTCTGGAGAGGGTATTTGGTGTAGATGCAACATTATCCCTACATTATGAGGGTAGagagagaggttgtttctgatacaCCCTTaactcaagtaaagcataacaaaacaagaaggaaaaaagaacaCCAGTACgtagcaaaaataaataatacgaTAACTGAAATAAAGGAAACATAATAAGAAGTATAAGAAAGTAGGCGGAAAAATACTAATACCACTGAT
The DNA window shown above is from Solanum stenotomum isolate F172 chromosome 6, ASM1918654v1, whole genome shotgun sequence and carries:
- the LOC125868389 gene encoding amino acid transporter AVT1I-like is translated as MATMGYLMYGQNLMSQITLNLPTGKISSKIAIYTTLVNPITKYALVVSPIATAIEDKLPLRKSKFIVSYFIRTFLVINTVIVALTVPFFGYVMTFTGALLGVTVSILLPCLCYLKIKKPSYLEVVFIGMILVFGSSVAISGTYTSLKNIISHV